Proteins encoded together in one Miscanthus floridulus cultivar M001 chromosome 16, ASM1932011v1, whole genome shotgun sequence window:
- the LOC136512284 gene encoding transcription factor ILR3-like, whose translation MSCAGQAGGWLLDYGLVEEEIQGSEFIYMVDDPAVSSVILGFDAPRKEDGVQDNSGAKKRSRPESSAPPGTKACREKLRRDRLNERFNELCAILEPSKPPKADKVAILSDAARLLNQLRTEAQKLKQSNESLQDSIKSLKAEKSELRDEKTRLKAERERLEQMLKGVSHAAVAAPGPFVPRPAAAAPPSFHPAAAFAQAGKFVPYPSYPPPAAFWQWIPPTSLDTTKDPAHWPPVA comes from the exons ATGAGCTGCGCGGGGCAGGCCGGCGGGTGGCTGCTCGACTACGGGCTGGTGGAGGAGGAGATCCAGGGCTCGGAGTTCATCTACATGGTCGACGACCCGGCCGTCTCCAG CGTGAtactggggtttgatgctccaaggaAGGAGGACGGCGTCCAGGACAACTCCGGCGCCAAGAAGAG ATCCCGGCCAGAGTCCAGCGCGCCACCTGGCACCAAGGCTTGCCGTGAGAAGCTCCGGCGAGACAGGCTCAACGAAAG GTTCAACGAGCTCTGCGCCATCTTGGAGCCCAGCAAGCCACCAAAGGCCGACAAAGTTGCTATTCTAAGCGACGCTGCCCGTCTTCTGAACCAGCTGCGTACCGAGGCCCAGAAGCTTAAGCAATCAAATGAATCACTCCAGGACTCCATCAAGAGTCTCAAG GCTGAGAAGTCTGAGCTGCGAGATGAGAAGACGAGGCTGAAGGCTGAGAGGGAGAGGCTGGAGCAGATGCTCAAGGGCGTCAGCCACGCCGCAGTGGCGGCTCCAGGGCCCTTCGTCCCGCGCCCTGctgcagccgctcctccatcttTCCACCCGGCGGCGGCGTTTGCTCAGGCTGGAAAGTTCGTCCCGTACCCCAGCTACCCGCCGCCGGCTGCCTTCTGGCAGTGGATACCGCCGACGTCCCTCGACACGACCAAGGACCCCGCACACTGGCCGCCGGTCGCGTAG